Proteins co-encoded in one Mesotoga infera genomic window:
- a CDS encoding LuxR family transcriptional regulator, protein MLPVNEKLKVEEILKDLEHYVPKRKGWTWRKSLPQGTKVDGFNYDEISEPLANSIGLPASHYFDNIDPQPDSVITSEIASGRFEDDIRRMRMAAWHGADHIMVIRTLGQSHIDGLIEGTPEGIGGIPITRKQLRATRKALDIIEEEVGRPINFHSYVSGVAGPEIAVLFAEEGVNGAHQDPQYNILYRGINPVRSFVDAAVAKKIMASVDMLQIDGAHNANASAKRAWKVMPELLVQHAINCAFSVKAGMEKGSIALSTVPPVVSPAPEFKLNFVYALTLRELFKEYRFRAQMNTRYIESDLIDATRIHVLDTLISRLTRADIQSTITPDEGRNVPWHINSIRGVETAKHTLIALDGIKDLLKVNEEVVRPKIREMKMRAILMMEEILEVGGYFEAVEKGFFVDNGQYPERNGDGIARQKHGGIGAGSVVPRDPEYFAPVSEHFGYNNIPDGLSSPDQPIGGCTLRDRSKIKYIDELDESDNVNLRISQQLLDRDKGLISPEVEWWGDGWIQLDMTVPDDPDHSEAAALEIAKRMGFTDASVISKTVLHPVEGTYLELKAKVPFKIERDSLKLPEKPDLLTEEEITSFVQEHPMRVVAGTVGNDEHSVGIREILDIKHGGIEKFGFKYTYLGTSVSPEKFIDAAVETGAEAILVSTIITHNEVHVSNMTKIAQLAVEKGVRDKVFIISGGTQITNDLAVACGMDAGFGRGTKGIHVASFLVKKKRALLG, encoded by the coding sequence ATGCTGCCCGTTAACGAGAAGCTCAAAGTCGAAGAGATATTGAAAGATCTGGAGCATTACGTTCCGAAGAGAAAGGGTTGGACCTGGAGGAAGAGCCTTCCGCAAGGTACGAAGGTCGACGGTTTCAATTACGACGAGATTTCGGAACCTCTCGCGAACAGTATCGGTCTTCCCGCTTCTCACTATTTCGATAACATAGATCCGCAACCCGATTCCGTAATAACTTCCGAAATAGCGTCAGGTAGGTTTGAAGACGACATAAGAAGGATGAGAATGGCCGCCTGGCACGGAGCAGACCACATTATGGTCATCAGGACGCTCGGTCAGAGTCATATAGACGGCCTGATCGAGGGAACTCCCGAGGGAATCGGAGGAATCCCGATAACCAGGAAACAGCTAAGAGCTACGAGAAAGGCTCTCGACATCATAGAAGAAGAAGTCGGCAGACCGATTAACTTCCATTCTTATGTAAGTGGGGTGGCCGGCCCGGAGATTGCAGTTCTCTTTGCAGAAGAGGGAGTGAACGGTGCTCATCAGGATCCTCAGTACAACATCCTTTACAGAGGGATTAATCCCGTCAGGTCCTTTGTAGACGCAGCCGTTGCAAAGAAGATCATGGCTAGCGTCGACATGCTTCAGATAGACGGCGCTCACAACGCGAACGCCTCCGCGAAGAGGGCCTGGAAAGTCATGCCTGAACTTCTGGTTCAGCACGCAATCAATTGCGCTTTTTCCGTGAAGGCAGGTATGGAGAAGGGTTCGATAGCTCTTTCGACGGTTCCGCCAGTCGTTTCTCCGGCTCCGGAATTCAAACTGAATTTTGTCTATGCTCTGACTCTTCGCGAGCTTTTCAAAGAGTACAGGTTCAGAGCTCAAATGAATACGAGATATATTGAATCCGATCTCATCGATGCGACCAGAATTCACGTTCTTGACACTCTGATTTCCAGATTGACAAGAGCAGACATCCAGTCGACCATTACTCCCGATGAAGGCCGGAATGTTCCCTGGCACATAAACTCGATAAGGGGAGTCGAGACCGCAAAGCACACCCTGATAGCTCTCGATGGAATCAAAGACCTATTGAAGGTCAACGAGGAGGTTGTCAGACCAAAGATTCGTGAGATGAAAATGCGGGCAATCCTCATGATGGAAGAGATTCTCGAAGTTGGGGGATACTTTGAGGCCGTAGAGAAGGGCTTCTTCGTCGACAACGGACAGTATCCCGAGCGAAATGGAGACGGGATAGCAAGGCAAAAACACGGTGGAATTGGGGCGGGCAGTGTCGTTCCCAGAGACCCCGAGTATTTTGCGCCAGTGTCCGAGCACTTCGGATACAACAATATTCCCGATGGCCTGTCCTCACCCGATCAGCCGATAGGCGGCTGTACACTCCGGGACAGATCAAAGATTAAGTACATAGACGAACTGGATGAATCTGACAACGTCAATTTAAGGATTTCTCAGCAACTGCTGGATAGAGACAAGGGCCTTATAAGTCCCGAGGTTGAATGGTGGGGCGACGGATGGATTCAACTGGATATGACGGTCCCCGACGATCCCGATCATTCGGAAGCGGCAGCTTTGGAGATTGCAAAAAGGATGGGCTTCACAGACGCATCCGTAATAAGCAAGACGGTGCTGCACCCTGTTGAAGGTACATATCTTGAATTGAAGGCAAAGGTTCCATTCAAGATCGAGAGAGACTCTCTTAAACTGCCTGAAAAGCCAGATTTGCTGACTGAAGAGGAAATCACTTCTTTTGTCCAAGAACATCCTATGCGAGTCGTTGCAGGAACTGTAGGCAACGATGAACACTCTGTCGGAATAAGAGAGATTCTAGATATCAAGCATGGCGGAATAGAGAAGTTCGGCTTCAAGTACACCTATCTAGGAACAAGCGTTAGTCCCGAGAAGTTCATTGATGCGGCCGTTGAGACAGGCGCGGAAGCTATTCTCGTCTCAACGATCATCACTCACAACGAGGTTCATGTGAGTAATATGACTAAAATAGCTCAACTCGCCGTTGAAAAAGGTGTTCGGGACAAAGTCTTCATTATTTCAGGAGGAACTCAGATCACAAACGACCTCGCAGTTGCTTGCGGAATGGACGCTGGATTTGGACGTGGCACAAAAGGGATTCATGTAGCTTCATTCCTTGTGAAGAAGAAACGAGCACTTCTTGGATAA
- a CDS encoding ornithine aminomutase — translation MSIQRNDDFEDRSLHLRNLSDEELDRRFWELAERIVEPLIQLAETNTSPSIERSVLLRMGLDSFQAGAIVTKASEHGLLGKGAGNLVINYARSNSLTIEQAVEDLATGKGWEQLASSFRGGGRNAAR, via the coding sequence ATGTCGATCCAGAGAAATGATGATTTCGAAGATAGAAGCTTACATCTGCGAAATCTTTCGGATGAAGAGCTTGACAGACGATTCTGGGAACTTGCAGAGAGAATTGTGGAACCCCTGATTCAACTTGCAGAGACCAATACCAGCCCTTCGATCGAACGCTCAGTGCTCCTAAGAATGGGACTGGACAGCTTCCAGGCAGGCGCGATTGTCACCAAGGCCAGCGAACATGGTTTGCTGGGTAAGGGAGCCGGAAACCTTGTAATCAATTATGCAAGAAGCAACTCGTTGACAATTGAGCAAGCCGTCGAAGATCTCGCGACCGGAAAGGGTTGGGAACAGTTGGCCTCTTCTTTCAGAGGGGGTGGACGAAATGCTGCCCGTTAA